The Suncus etruscus isolate mSunEtr1 chromosome 15, mSunEtr1.pri.cur, whole genome shotgun sequence genome contains the following window.
agaggagggccCACCCAGGATGCAGTGATGCTCTGAGCTGCAGTATCTTCTGGAAATTGGGAGTAACATCTGCTCAAAGAAACACTGGGGTACAAAGTGTCGAGGCTCAGCATGGGCCCCCATTATTCTCACTGCAGGCAAGGACTCTGTTCAGAGAACATTCAAGAAGGGCTGAAGCTCACTCCAGCAGAGGCTGGAACATAGGGGACTCTGGGGACAGGTGCATGAGGGACCAGAGCAGGAAGCACCTCTGGTAGAATCTAGCGGTGAGCAGGGGCTCCCCCTAATTAGAACCACCCTTGGGGCTGCGGCTGACTGAGTGGTGGGTGGGGGTTCACTCCCACCACCCCTGAGAACAGGAACCACCGCTGCGCCCCAGAACTAGGGGTCTGGGCCaccccctgccctgccctttcCCATCTCCCAGAGTCTGACAGAGCTGTTGAGTCGATTTTTATCGGAGAGGGACCCCACTGGACGGACAGCCAGGGCGAGGGAGGGAACCCCCAACCCCAACCCTCAAAAACACCTctgatgcagtttttttttttttctaaaagggcTCCTTTAACTTTCTAGCACCTACTAATCTATCCTGTTGCACACACGGTTCAGACTCTATCCATATGGAGAGAGCCAAGAGGaggtgttagttttgtttttattttgtgtttttcggccacacccgggggtgctcttGGCGGTCACTCTGGGAGGTgctcggaggaccctatgggatgccggagatggaacccaggtctgccaccgTGCTATTAGCGCCAGGAGTTTTTGTTTCCCCTCCGTCCCGGGAGCAGGCCCTGGGTGGGCGCAGAGCCCGCCGCCGAGCGCATATCCGCGCGTGGCCACCAGGTGGCGATCGGCCCTAGGGAGCGGAGCGCCTTGCAGCGCGGCTCTGCGACCACCGGGTGGCGCCCGAGGCCGAGGCGCCGCGAGCGAGCAAGCCGGGGGAAGGCGGAGCCTGCAAAGTCCGCGGTGCAAGTGCGCCCGGGAGCCCGGGACGCAGCTCCAGGGTCGCCGGTGCCATGCCGCAGCCGCTGCCCCGGATCTCCGTGCCCGCCGCGCTGGGCGCGCTGGGCGCCGCCTTGGCCACCGGCTTCATCCTCGGTGAGTCCGGGCCTCCCGATCGGCTCCCTCCGAGCGCCCCGACTCCTGCCTGACTCCTGCCTCCTGACTCCTGCAGGCCGCTGGGGCCCGCGCTGGCCGGGCCGGCGCCAGAAGAGCCTGCTGCCGCCCGAGGACAGCCCGCTGTGGCAGTACCTGCTGAGCCGCTCCCTGCGCGAGCACCCGGCGCTGCGGAGCCTGCGGACGGTCAGCGGGGTCTGCACGCACCCACGCGGCTGGGAGGCCTGGGGGGGCCGGGCCCGTGCCCTGCACCCTGCACCCCGCCGCTGGCTCATCCCTTTGCCCCGTCTCCGCCGCAGCTCACCCTGGAGCAGCCGCAGGGCGCGTCCCTGCTGATGAGCTGCGAGCAGGCCCAGCTCCTGGCCAACCTGGCGCGGCTCGTCAAGGCCGAGAAGGCGCTGGACCTGGGTGGGTAGCTGGGCAGGGCGGGGCGGGGCAGGCGGGCGAGGTCGGCCGGGCCCGGTTCGGACCTCACCTCACGGCCCCGTGTCCTCCGCCCCAGGCACCTTCACGGGCTACTCGGCGCTGGCGCTGGCCCTGGCGCTGCCCCCGACGGGCCGCGTGGTGACCTGCGAGGTGACGGCGGAGCTGCCGGAGCTGGGGCGGCCCCTGTGGCAGCAGGTGAGTCGGCCGGGCCCGGGGATCCCCGTCCCGAGGGCGGCCAGGCGGCCCCTGACCCGCCGCTGCTGCTCTTGCGCTTGCAGGCCGAGGAGGAGCACAAGATCGAGCTGCGCGTGAAGCCGGCCCTGGACACCCTGGGTGAGCCCCGGGGCCGAGCTGGGCAGGCCGGGTGGATGGGGCCCTCGGGGAAAGCTTGGCTCAGCTACGTGTGccccgccctgccctgccctgcagaTGAGCTCCTGGCCGCGGGCGAGGCCGGCACCTTCGACGTGGCCGTGGTGGACGCCGACAGGGAGAACTGCGCCGCCTACTACGAGCGCTGCCTGGAGTTGCTACGACCCGGCGGCGTGCTCGCCCTGCTCGGGGTAAGCGGCGGAGGGGGCCGGGCCTCGTGTCGCCCCGCCCACCCGCGCCGCCAACCAACCACGCGCCCCCTCCTAGGCCCCGCCCACACGCTCTTCCGCCTCGCTCTTTACCTGCCCGGCGGCCCGGGCTCCGCTGTTCTAACACCCCGCCCACCTGACCCCGGTCCCGCCCCTGAACCCATGCCTCGCCGTGCTTGCTACCGCAGGTGCTGGGCCGCGGGGAGGTGCTGTGCCCCGGAACGCGGAACCCTGCGGTGGAGGCCCTGCGCAGCCTCAACGAGCGCATTCTGCGCGACGCCCGGGTCCACATCAGCCTCCTGCCGCTGGGAGACGGCCTCACCTTGGCTTTCAAGATCTAGGAAGGGACCGGCCGGAGTCCTTAAGGCGCCTGGGAGCCGCCGCTGAACCCCAGTTCTCGCCCCCataataaagtggggctgggacTTCAGCTTCTGAGCCTCGGTGCGTGAGGTCAATGATGGAATGAGCCCCTGGAGACACGAGTGTTCAAGCTTTTAGGACACCGCTCATACCTAGTGGTGGACCAGCGACAGGAGAGCCCGAGAACAGGAAGAGCACTCACCAGCGGTCCCGGCCTAGCTCTGCACGAGACCTGAGTGCTGACAGCTCAGTTGATCTGGCCTGGGAGAGCCCATGGGGGACCTATGACAGCTGCAGAGCCCTGGACTTTTGCAGATTATCGGGTCTGTAGCCATTTACCCACAAATGT
Protein-coding sequences here:
- the COMTD1 gene encoding catechol O-methyltransferase domain-containing protein 1, translating into MPQPLPRISVPAALGALGAALATGFILGRWGPRWPGRRQKSLLPPEDSPLWQYLLSRSLREHPALRSLRTLTLEQPQGASLLMSCEQAQLLANLARLVKAEKALDLGTFTGYSALALALALPPTGRVVTCEVTAELPELGRPLWQQAEEEHKIELRVKPALDTLDELLAAGEAGTFDVAVVDADRENCAAYYERCLELLRPGGVLALLGVLGRGEVLCPGTRNPAVEALRSLNERILRDARVHISLLPLGDGLTLAFKI